Proteins found in one Nitratiruptor sp. SB155-2 genomic segment:
- a CDS encoding FliI/YscN family ATPase, which yields MNLAKRLKTHPNYLIKGKITSIKGPLIEAVLPDVSIGDLCYLDNGVEAEVVGFRDGKTLLMTYDDLYGIRIGSFISSSLSSSKIGVGADLLGTVLDPFGNPLNKEKLQFETKVSLKNETINPLLRERIKTPLDIGVRSINGLFTIGKGQRIGIFASAGVGKSTLLGMVSRFTSADINVIALIGERGREVREFIEDNLGKEGLEKSIVVVATSDQPPLAKLRAVHVAMAYASYFSKKGKDVLFLVDSLTRLAMAQREIGLLVGEPPTSKGYTPSVFTLLPKIIEQAGTFHNQGSITGIYTVLFEGEELSSDPIADAAVGFLDGHVVLSKEMAQKRVFPAVDPLKSISRLAPQLVPSEILEFQAQFIQIYALYKENEDMINMGLYKPGSSQKIDLAIKYYPKCLDYLRQSINEPINLEKSFEDLKNLILSAKNDGFFSY from the coding sequence ATGAACTTAGCCAAGAGATTGAAAACTCATCCAAATTACCTGATTAAAGGAAAAATCACAAGTATAAAAGGTCCGTTGATCGAAGCTGTTTTGCCTGATGTTTCCATAGGAGACCTTTGCTATCTTGACAACGGAGTCGAAGCGGAAGTTGTAGGGTTTCGCGATGGGAAAACACTTTTGATGACCTATGATGATCTATACGGTATTCGTATAGGCAGTTTCATTTCCTCATCACTCTCTTCATCCAAAATAGGTGTCGGTGCAGATCTGTTAGGTACAGTTCTTGATCCCTTTGGCAACCCATTAAATAAAGAAAAGCTGCAATTCGAAACAAAAGTATCTTTAAAAAATGAGACGATTAATCCTTTGTTGAGAGAGCGTATCAAAACCCCTCTTGATATTGGTGTACGAAGTATTAATGGGCTTTTTACGATAGGGAAAGGCCAAAGAATAGGTATTTTTGCGAGTGCAGGAGTGGGGAAATCGACACTTCTTGGGATGGTTTCAAGGTTTACGAGTGCTGATATCAATGTGATCGCACTGATTGGTGAGCGGGGCAGGGAAGTAAGAGAATTTATAGAAGATAATTTAGGTAAAGAGGGACTAGAAAAATCTATCGTTGTCGTTGCAACTTCAGATCAACCTCCTTTGGCAAAACTTCGGGCTGTTCATGTTGCTATGGCATATGCATCCTACTTTTCAAAAAAAGGTAAAGATGTTCTTTTTTTAGTTGATTCACTCACACGACTTGCTATGGCACAACGAGAGATCGGGCTACTTGTAGGTGAACCTCCGACCTCCAAAGGATATACGCCTTCTGTGTTTACGCTGCTTCCAAAAATTATAGAGCAAGCCGGAACATTTCACAATCAAGGAAGTATCACCGGGATTTATACGGTTTTATTTGAGGGAGAGGAGTTGTCGAGCGATCCGATAGCAGATGCAGCGGTAGGTTTTTTAGATGGTCATGTGGTTCTATCAAAAGAGATGGCACAAAAAAGAGTCTTTCCTGCTGTCGATCCATTAAAAAGTATCAGTAGACTTGCACCGCAACTTGTACCTTCAGAAATCTTGGAATTTCAGGCCCAGTTCATTCAGATATATGCTCTTTATAAAGAGAACGAAGATATGATCAATATGGGACTTTATAAACCGGGAAGTTCACAAAAAATAGATCTTGCCATAAAATATTATCCAAAATGTCTAGACTATCTGAGACAGTCTATCAATGAGCCCATCAATCTGGAAAAAAGCTTTGAGGATCTGAAAAATCTGATATTATCGGCAAAAAATGACGGATTTTTTAGTTATTAA
- a CDS encoding flagellar hook assembly protein FlgD, with protein sequence MALEPIQTIQGYSGKEINVYDKNVDQSKMDKEGFLKVLLANFQFQDPFEAQDIAKFIDNTVKLRELEVLNNFETSVNTLANGTQQLLSAANLIGKKVVYTGNETFVENGKTDVSVKLDEDVNYLALYLYDENGNVVYQKELTETIPAGTSKRFEIEDESIPDGVYNVGVVAKNGEEEISQAEIIHSTGLVAGVEKEGSEIVLSVNSGQSVKLNDVYSIGG encoded by the coding sequence ATGGCACTTGAACCAATCCAGACCATACAAGGGTATTCTGGAAAAGAGATCAATGTATATGATAAAAATGTCGACCAATCAAAAATGGACAAAGAGGGTTTTTTGAAAGTTTTATTGGCAAATTTTCAATTTCAAGATCCATTTGAGGCCCAAGATATTGCAAAGTTTATCGACAATACCGTAAAACTAAGAGAGCTGGAAGTGCTCAATAACTTCGAAACAAGTGTCAATACTTTGGCAAACGGAACACAGCAACTTTTAAGTGCGGCAAATCTAATCGGCAAAAAAGTTGTGTATACCGGAAACGAAACATTCGTAGAAAATGGCAAAACGGATGTGAGCGTGAAACTGGATGAGGATGTGAACTACTTGGCTCTCTATCTTTATGATGAAAATGGAAATGTTGTATATCAAAAAGAGCTAACAGAGACTATACCTGCAGGTACATCGAAAAGATTTGAAATCGAAGATGAGAGTATACCGGATGGTGTTTATAATGTAGGAGTAGTTGCAAAAAATGGGGAAGAAGAGATATCCCAAGCAGAAATAATCCATTCGACGGGGCTAGTTGCTGGAGTGGAAAAAGAGGGGAGTGAAATCGTCTTGAGCGTGAACAGCGGTCAGAGTGTAAAACTGAATGATGTATACAGCATAGGAGGATAG